In the genome of Heyndrickxia acidicola, the window AGCCCTGTAACCATTCTATTAAAGTTGTACGAGTCCCAGCTCTCTAAGGGCTAAAAAGCACTACAAGTTCTGATTGTGAAAATATGCCTTATAAAAAAATCTTGTTGATAGAATCCTCAGCTCAACCGATATTTAAAAAGTGGCCATCCTTTAAAAGGATGTATTTCCATTATAGTGATTCTCAAAAGAAATATTTGCTAGAGTTCCCCTTCTGAACATAAGGAGAATTTTCTCAATGATTTAACAATGTCAGAATGGGTGAATTTCTTTTATTAAATTGCTATAATCAGATAATATAACTGAAAAAAGTATAGAATGGTGGTATTTTATATGTCGAAAGTAGCAGTGTATACAAAAAACGGGTGTCCCCAATGTGACATGACAAAAATGGTGCTAAATGGCGAAGGGATCGAGTTTCAAGTATTCAATGTAGAAGAAGACGAGCAGGCATTTGATTACGTGGTTAACACTCTTAATTTGCGTCAGATGCCCGTTGTAGTCGTTGAGGGACGAGAACCATTTTCAGGATTCCAGCCAGATAAATTAAAAGCATTGGTAATGAAATGCTAATCGTCTTTCTTTCCTTAACCGGAAATGTAAGGAGCTTTGTTAAAAGAACAGAAATGGAATCACTTGAAATAAATTACACCAATCCTCTATTGGAGGTAAATGAATCCTTTATTGTTATGGTACCATCCTACGATGACGATATATCAGAAACCATTTGTTCATTTATCAATTATAAAAATAACGTAACCTACTTAAAAGGCTTTGTTGGCAGTGGTAATTTGAATTTTGATGATAAGTACTGCTTCAACGCCAAAGAATTATCAAAAATATATAATAAGCCATTATTATTTACATTTGAATTTAGCGGAACAAATGAAGACGTCATTAATTTTAAGAAGGAAGTGGAGCAATTTGCAATCACCTGAATTGAGTAAAAAAGTAAAAGAGGATACGTATTTTACTCTAAACAATCTATTGAATTTACCCAAGGAAGGAAAAATTCAACTAGACAAAGATAAAGCAGCGGTTAAAGCCTACTTTTTAGAACATGTTAATCCGAATACTGTGTTTTTTCATTCATTAGATGAAAAGTTGGATTATCTAATTGAAAATGACTATATCAAAGAAAGCTTTTTAAATAAATATGACCGGAAATTTGTAAAGAAAGTATTCAAGACGATTTATAATAAAAAATTCCGCTTTCGCTCCTTTATGGGTGCCTATAAATTCTATTCTCAATATGCAATGAAAACAGATGATGGTAAAAGGTACTTAGAAAGATATGAAGACCGCTTAGCTTTTAATGCACTTGCTTTGGCTGATGGCAATCAGCAGCTGGCTTTGGACTTAGCAGATGAATTAATCCATCAGCGTTATCAGCCTGCGACCCCTACTTTTTTAAATGTTGGTAAAAAAAGGGCTGGAGAAATGGTCTCCTGTTTCTTGCTGACAGTTTCAGATGACATGAATTCGATTGGCAGAAGCATCAATTCAGCCTTGCAGCTTTCCAAAATAGGCGGGGGAGTCGGAATTAGCTTATCCAACCTTCGGGCGAATAATGACCCCATTAGAGGGGTTGATGGACTAGCCGATGGTGTAGTACCGGTTATGAAGATGTTTGAGGATGCATTCTCCTATGCCAATCAAGGTGGAGCAAGGGATGGAGCTGGTGTCGTATACCTCAATATATTTCATCCAGACATCGTCGACTTCTTATCCGTCCGTAAAGAAAATGCCGATGAGAAACTGCGAATTAAAACCTTATCGCTTGGCTTGATTGTGCCAGACAAATTTTATGAATTAATCAAGAAAAATGATTATATGTATCTATTTTCTCCTCATGATGTAGAAAGAGTATATGGGAAAGCATTTTCCTATGTGGACATTACAAAAGAATATGACAACATGGTTGAAAACCCCAGCATCCGTAAATCAAAAATAAAAGCAAGAGATTTAGAAACTGAAATTAGTAACCTGCAGAATGAAAGTGGTTATCCATATATCATTAATATTGATACCGTTAATCGAGCGAACCCGATAGAGGGAACAGTGATTATGTCAAATCTTTGTACAGAAATATTTCAAGTGCAAAAAAATTCCGCTATTAACAATGACCAAACCTATGAAGTATTAGGAAACGATGTAAGCTGTAATCTAGGTTCCACCAATGTCACGAATTTAATGTCTTCACCTGACTTTGGAAAATCAGTTAGAACCATGCTCCGTGCTCTAACCTTTGTAACGGATCATTCTGATATTGATGTGGTACCTTCTGTTAAAAATGGTAACGATATGTACCATTCCGTAGGTCTAGGAGCTATGAACTTACATGGATTTTTAGCTAAAAATAAAATTCATTATGGGTCACCGGAAGCTTTGGAATTCACCGATATTTACTTCATGCTATTAAACTACTGGACTTTAGTTGAAAGCAATCAGATTTCAATAGAAACCGGAAAAACCTTTTATAATTTTGAGCATTCAAAATATGCAACGGGTGAATACTTCAATATGTATTTGAATGAAGCGGATTTTGAATTTAAGCATGAAATAGTGAAAGAATTATTTAAAGATATTTTTATTCCGCGTCATAAGGACTGGAAGCAATTAAAAGAGTCGGTCATGAAATATGGAATCTATAATGCATACAGGCTTGCTACTGCACCTACTGGGTCCATTTCATACGTGAATGAAGCAACGGCATCCATTCACCCCATTACGCAGAGAATTGAGGAGCGGACAGAAGGTAAGCGGGGTAAAGTCTATTATCCTGCACCATATTTATCAAGTGAAACCATTCCTTACTATGAATCTGCATATGATCTTGATCAACGAAAAATTATTGACACCTACGCTACCGCACAAAAACACGTAGATCAAGGTTTAAGCATGACTTTGTTCATGAGATCTGAATTACCTTATGGTATGTATGAATGGAAACTGGATAGTGATCATCCAGTGAAGAAAACAACAAGAGATTTAAATATATTGCGAAATTATGCATGGAAACAAGGAATTAAATCTGTTTATTATATTAGGACATATACAGATGATGAGAATGAAGTTGGTGCTAACTTTTGTGAATCGTGCAGTATTTAAGGAGGACCAGAATGACGACAGAACGGAATCTTTATGAGGCTATAAATTGGAACAATATTGAGGACATGTTAGATAAAATAACGTATGAGAAGCTAACGGAACAATTTTGGCTGTCCACACGTATGCCTGTCTCAAAAGATAAATCGGATTGGACAAAACTTCCTGACAATGAGAAGCGTCTAGTGGAAAAAGTATTTGGCGGCCTCACCATGTTGGACACTCTTCAATCAGAAAATGGGATTGAGGCATTGAGAAAGGATGCTAAAACACAGCATGAATTAGCGGTATTAAACAATATCCAATTCATGGAATCCGAGCATGCCAGAAGCTATTCTTCTATTTTTAGTACATTAAATACTAAAAGAGAAATTGAAGATATATTTAGGTGGGCACGGGAAAACGATTTGCTCCAAAAGAAAGCACAGATCATTGATGAAATATATAAGAATGGCAATCCTCTAGAAAAAAAAGTAGCCAGTGTATTCTTAGAATCATTTTTGTTTTATTCTGGTTTTTACACGCCATTATACTACTTAGGAAGAGCCAAATTAATAAACGTGGCAGAAGTCATCAAACTGATTATCAGGGATGAATCCGCCCATGGAGCTTATATTGGCTATAAATTTAAGGTAGGATTTGAACAATTATCTGATTCAGAAAAAGAAGCACTCAAATCATGGACGTATTCATTGCTATATAAGCTGTATGAAAACGAAGTCAAATACACGGAATCATTATATGATGAAGTAGGCTGGACAGAGGATGTAAAAGTTTTCTTACGCTATAACGCGAATAAAGCATTGATGAACCTAGGCTTGTCACCACTATTTCCGGATACAGCAGATGATGTTAATCCGATTGTCATTAATGGTTTATCTACGGGAACAACAAATCATGATTTCTTCTCCACTGTAGGAAATGGTTATTTATTATCGGTTGTTGAGGATATGAGAGAATCAGATTACAACTATTAAAAATGTATAGATTGGGTATTTTTGAAATCTATATCTATTTGTTTTTATAGAAGCAAGGAGCGAACTGATGTCTGTACAATTGAAAATTAAGATAAAATATTTTGATGAAAACTTAGTAAGAATAAATAAAATTGTGCAAGGGGACTGGTTGGATTTACGTGCAGCTGAGACCATTAGTATGAAGAAAGATGAATTCAAATTAATCCCACTAGGTATCGCAATGGAACTGCCTGAAGGGTATGAAGCACATGTGGTACCCCGTTCAAGCACTTTCAAAAATTTCGGTATCATTCAAACGAATTCGATGGGCGTCATTGACGAGTCTTATAAGGGGGATCAGGATCAATGGTTTTTCCCTGCATATGCATTAAGAGATACGGTAATTGACAGGAACGATCGTATTTGTCAGTTCAGAGTTGTTAAAAAAATGCCTGAAGTTGAACTAGTTGAAGTCGATAGACTAGGGGATCAAAACCGCGGTGGACATGGCTCTACTGGAACAAAGTAATGAGTGAAGAAGCCTTTAACAATATGAACCTACTAAATAGTTGATATGAAACTATTTGGTAGGTTTTTTTTTATAAGTAGTTAGAGAAGCACTTTATCAGACAGGGTATCGTTCATAGCAAAGGGGGACGAGCTTTTGCGGGTGTAAAAAATTATGCCGTTAAAGCTCCTGACTAAAATCAGCAAACTCCCGTGAAAGGCGTAATTGGATTCATTTTCGGCAGCACCGTGTCACTTTAGGAGTTATTTCGCACTATGAGTTAATATAAAAGAGCCACATTAATCAACAGTGGATTGAGAAATTTGGCTTTTCGTTATTACAGGAAAGAAGATAATATTATTACTTCCACTCAAAAAGTATAGGGGAAATTAAGCAAATAATATCAATTTACCCCTTTGCCTTTTTAAGATTATTCCACTCCACTTTCTAGAATCGTGAAAGTCTTTTTATCACAATTAATTTCTGCTTTTGCGCCATATGGCAAAATAAATTTCGGTTCGGTATGACCAAAATTCAAGTTATAAAGAATTGGCAAATCCTCCAAATCAAATTCTTTCATGACTTTTCGAATTTCTTCTTTATATTCGTCGTAAAACTTCTCATCTAGTGGTTTACCAAAAATGATTCCATTCGCTTTTTGTAGAATGCCTTGTACAGCATAATTTCGTAGCCAGTATTTAATAAGATTTGGTTCTGGCTTTTCTTCAGAGGTTTCGAAGAAAAGAATGCTATTCTCCCAATATTTTTTATCAGGCCATAGTTTCGTTCCTTTTACGAACTCTAGAACTTCAATACAACCTCCAATCAAACGTCCTTGTACGATACCTGATCCTTGAATTAGTTCATATCCAGTGTTCTGTTGCATAGAACGCCGTTGATTCTTGTTTGATTCTATCCAATCTAAACGCTCGCTCGTCCATTTTTTAGCAGGTTGAATTTTACCAATAACCTCATTTGAAAAGAGCGTTCGATTCACCATTTCAATCGTATATGGATCCATCTCAACATTTTCAGCAAAATCGGTTAAAATGGCTGGACCATAAAAAGAAGAAATTCCTGCTTTGTGACAAAATAAATGTGAAACAGTCACATCAGAGTACCCCATAAAAATTTTAGGGTTGTCACGTATTACATCAAACTCAATATAAGGAAGTAAGCGAATACTATCTTCTCCACCTATATTGGCAATGATTCCTTTAATACTTTCATCTTTAAATGCCATCATCAAATCTTCCGCACGAGCTTGTGGATTTTTATAAAGATAGTCTCCCCCTTTCAAACTATTCGGCATTGGGGTAACGTTCAATCCAAAAACTTCTCCTAGTCTCTTTACACCTTGTTCATATCGCCATCTAAGTTCTGGTTCACCAGCCCCTCCCCAAGAAGGACTTACTGTTGCAACTAAATCACCAGGCTGCAATGTCTTGGGCTTAATTAACACATTAACTCCCCCCTTAATGATTCAATTAACTACAACTATACGACCCATAAAGTCTAAGACTATAACACATGTATTAATTTCTACATGGTCCTCAAATTACCTGCTGTTATTCAAGGATCTAAAACTGTTTTAGTGTATTTTTAACAAACAGTAAAAAGCGGAGGAACTAGATTCTCTTTTTTAAGACGATAAATAAAAGCATGTAAGGATCTATATTTTTATAATCGGTGGATTTGGCAACATTTAATTAATCGTTTGATTAAAAAAGGATGGTGACGAGAAACTAGACTGATGAAGAAGCGTTAGAAATACTATCATATGAGGTAAACAAAATAGAGGTAAAATGGAAGAATTAGGAAATTTACTACAAACAATTTGGGTAATCATAATAATTTAATCTTTGTAAGGAAACACCTATTCTTGAAAAGAAAGTAATTTCAGGTTATTTAGTCAATAAAAAAAGATAGCCTACATTGCTATGTATTAGGTTGATTGAAAACCTACATTAAAGCAGGAGGTTATGTTAGGTCAAACTCAAATCAACAAATCTTAAAACGATGGAAAATGCATCGTAACGCTTTACTGGAATTAGTCTAAGTTCTTCCAGATCCATCTAGTTCATGGCGTCCTTGGGAGGAAGGCATGACCGTTAGGGAACTGGTACATCATCTGGCTTGGACACCTGATTTTTTCTTTGCTGCAATGGACGGACGCGACATGATTGTTCCGCCAGTTCCCGAAACAATTACTGAAGCGAGCGAACTTTTAAAGTAGCTAACAAAGGAGCATGAGCAAAAATTACTAGCTTATACAGACGAAGATTTACAGAATGACGCAACGATTGAACTTTTTAAAATTACGGAACCGGGTATAGAAGTACTCCATCAAGTTAATCGGTCATGAGGCTCATCATAAAGGACAACTTGTGCTCTATGCCCGTATGCTGGGAGTCATCCCTCCATTTTATATAGATTTAAGACATGCAGCCTTAGTTCTTTAATAATAAGAACTAAGGCATTTTTTAATCTCAACTTTCCGAACAAGTGTGTAAAATTGCTCAAGAAATGTTTATCCTTCGCTTATAGTCATCAAAAGCTAAAGTCAATCATATTCATTTAATTTGCACCTTTTTTAATAATAAATAGCAATAATTATACAAGCATATGGCTTTAAAAGATAAAAGTATAATGTACTAGTGTTGACAATATAGCAAGTTCATTTGACAAAATGTCAAAAATCGATATTATATACATTGTAGTTAATAGGCGATATTTTAAAAAAGTAGATTGATAATTTTAGTGTATATATATTCTAATCATTAACGGAAGGAGGGGTAAGAATGCCTGAAGTGAGAAAAAAAAGTAAAGTTGGTTTGCTGATAAAGGAAAGATTGAAGGAACGTTCACTATCCATGAGCAAACTGAGTGAGCTTACTAAAATTGATACAGCGACAATTTCAAGGATCATCAACAGTAAACGAAAAGCAAGTCCTGAGCACTTGAGAAAAATTGCTGAATGCCTTGAAATTCCTATTTCTGAACTATTTGTAGCTACAGGTTACCTTCCAGAATCCGAAGTGGAAAAGCAGTATACCGATGATCTTCATTCTTCGATTGATACCATTCAAACAATTCTTGAAACTTCAAATTTGTTAGATAAAAAGTTTACGATTAAACATGTTGAACAAAAATTAACTACCTATGCAAAATTCTCAAAGACTGAAGAAGGAAAAGAAATTATTTTGACCGGCTTTGAGGAGAAGCTTCAAAAAGTGGGGGGAATTGGGCCCATTATTTCTCAGTTGAAGGATATGTTTGACAGATTCAGATTAAAGAAGGGTACCCCATCCGAACTTGCAATAATGGGAGGAGCACTCATTTATTTCATTTTACCCGTGGATTTAATTCCAGATTATATCTTTCCAATCGGGTATTTAGATGATGCAATCGTTGTACAACTTGCGTTATCTCTACTTCAAAAAAAAGAAGCTTCAAAACTTTAAGGAATATCTCTTTCAATATACAGGCTTGTTTTAGTAAATAAATTTCAAAGTTGGGCATTCCTTATATCCCTACAGTTAGGAAGAAGGGAATATATGACCACATATAGACTGTAAAACTTAATCCTGGCTCAGTGTATTATAGAACGGACTTCCTATGTTGAACTTGCCTTATTTTCTATAATTTTTCCTTACGCTATCAATGAGTCTTATATATCTAAGTTCTAATGAAGGAGCAGAAGCATGACACAAATAAATACTGAAAAAGATTCTCTTCGTTCAATGAGAAAGACTAAAAAACGCCGTAAATTTTTACGATATTCGTTAGTGATTTTCGTTCTTTTCATACTAGGCGCAGCAGGTGTTGTTGCTAGTGAATTTCATCGCCTGAACCCCCTAAATCATTTTAATCACTTAAAAGTGATTGGAACCACGAGTACTGCAATCAGTGGCTATAAAGAAAAATCAGGGGTCTTCAATGTACTTTTAATCGGATCTGATGCACGAAAAACAGATCCAGCCGGTCATACAGATTCCATACTTTTGGTTCATGCCGACTTGAATAATCATAGATACGACGTCATGAGTCTTCCGCGTGATTCTCGTGTATACATGCCTGGAATTGGCTATACAAAACTGACAAGTGTTCAATATATTTCTCAGATTCAACACGGGTCTAAGCAAGGCGTAGTTGATGCCATCAACTCTATCTCGAATCTCACTGGTGTTCCGATTAACTATTATGCAGAGACAAATTATTGGGGTTTTCAGGATATGGTCAATGCGATTGGCGGAATTGAAATGGATGTTCCCTTTAATGTGACCCTGACACATCCATGGTATAAAAAAAATAAGAACAAGGTCATTACAGCCGGAACACAATCACTAGATGGGGAAATGGTAACCGAAATTGTTCACGAACGTGATTCCGTACCGGGAACGGATTTTGGACGTCAAGAATTACAAGAAAGAGCATTGATTGGGATTGCCAAAAAGATCATGCAGCCGGCAAACATTACCAAACTTCCGGCACTATCCCGTTCTGCATCAAGCTTTCTTGTTGCAACGAATATGACGACCGACGATTTTGTGAGTATAGGTTTGGGTGTGAAGAGTGATTTTCACCCGCAACAACAAATCAAATATCACCAGCTCAAAGGGAAAAGTATGGTCATGTATGATGATGTTTTGAAAAGGGATAACGATGAAGTGGTCCTTGATCCCGTAAAGTTAAAAGAGGTTGTTCAAAAATACTTCACGAATTGAACCTAAAGCACAGGAATTAACTTAGAAGACAAGAAAAATGGATTATTCCTTTCCATTTTTCTTGTCTTCTTTATTTCGATTTACCATATCTGCAGAGAGATATCCTAGATGATCTTGGTAATAACAAGAAGAAATAAAAGGCAACAATAGATAGAATATTTTAAGACATGTAGGAATGAGTTGGCAAGAGCTGTTCTCTCTCAAGAGAAACGGTTTTTTTCGATGAGGAGAGCAATAAATAGAATGGGTTTATTGAATCAAATCTTCTTTCAAAAAAATAACCCTCTAAAAAGGTTGGAAAACTAAAATAGTTAACTATTCTTCAATTCACCGGCATATATTCTACAAAAAGAATAAGGAGAGGAAACGATGGCCTTTAAAAGACAGGATTCTTGGTCTCCAGGTGATGATACATTGCTAGCTCAAACGGTTTTGGAACATATTCGAAAAGGAAGCACACAATTAAAAGCGTTTGAAGAAATTGGGGGCATTTTAAAACGTACGGCATCAGCCTGTGGTTTCCGCTGGAATTCGTTTGTTCGAAAGCAATATAAAGAAGCGATTGAAGCTGCGAAAGAAAGTCGCAAGACCGTAAAGGTAAAATCAAACAAAAGTGAACCTAATGGTGATGCTTTATTAGAAGCTTCTTCTTCCAACCTCTTTTCTATCTCCCAAAATACACTAAACTTTGAAAACGTCATTCACTATTTGCAGCAATGGAACCAAGAAAAACAGGAACAGGAAACAAAATTTCTTCAATTAACGAAGCAGTATCAATCGACAGAAAAACAATTTAAGGAATTGGAGAAAGAACATAATTCACTGCTACAATTACTTGAGAAGGCGAGTAATCTGGTAAGCAGCAAAAAATAATATCATTTAATAGGTATGAAGGAAGGGACCTGAATTGTAGCAGGTTCTTTTTTATGTTCAACATAAAGGAAACTCTTGTTGAATTATTGTATGGATTTGACGATATATCGATGTCTGATATATTGACCAGAGGAAAATTCAATCCCATAGGAGTTAAGGAGATAAGAGAAAAAAGGATAGAAAAATATACACCTTTTACCCCAGGAAGAAAAGGAAAATGCCTGGCTTGAGAGAATGGGGACAGAAGGCTGGGTTTTAGTACGGTATTTTTGGGGCTCTATACTTTTAGTCAAGCAGAGCCGAAACAGTATATTTATTTGGACAGATTTTAAATTTAAGGGCCGGAAAGACTTGAAAGAATATTTCGCGCTGTTTGAAGATGCCGGCTAGGAACATGCTGCAGCGTTTGCGAATTGGCATTATTTCCGAACAGAAGCAGCAACGTCAAAAATACTGGTTATCCATTCGGGTACGGACTCAAAAGCTGAAAAATTTTTAAAAGTTGATGAGAGGCTTATGCTCGGGAATTTCCAGCAGTACATGTAGACTAAAGAAACGAACTTAAGATAAAGATTGCTTTCCCTTTTTGAATTTATTTTTAATGATAATCGCTAGACAAAGAAGTGGGATATAAATATAAAGGAGCATAAATCCCACTTGCCCAAGGAAGGTTAGATACGAGTTTATCTGCAACCGTGTAGTGAATAACGGAATACATATAAGGCACACTCCGCAATGTAGGAAAACACCTAATCGCTGCTTGCAATGAAAGGTTCGTTTGAGAATGCGGGTAGCACACCAGATATAGTTACAGACAATCGGCATGATAATCAGACACCAGTTAGCAATAGCAATATATTCAAACCTTTCCACTACAGGGAGATGAATGATTTTAAAAATATCCAAGGTTGCCCAAATTTCCCGAACTAATTGTTCAGGTGTAAAGAAAGCAAAGGAAAGGACTGCAATATATACATAAATCAGCATGATGGTAATCAATCCTAAATGAGTCCATTTCTTCGATTTTTGCGGGTTTTTAATAAAGGGATAATAGAATAAAAGGGTTTCAAATCCCAAATTGGTAAAGGCCATATTTTGAGATGCCAAAAAAAGGTCTTTCATCGAATGGTCCCCTATGGGCAGTAAGTGATGAAAATCTCCAAACTGTAAGGAAAGACCTAATACAATAACAATGTAAAAAGGCAAAATATAAGCAAAAAAAGCGATGCCGGTAACGGTTCGGAAACCGCCGAAAATGATATATATACATAAAGATAAAAAGGCTAAACTAAACCAAAAAATCTTGAAATCCGGGAACATCCATACCTGAACAACCTCAATATAAGAGCGTAATACGCCAATCGTCATGGCTAAAAAATAGACAAACCAAATCAAATTTAAAACGCCGCCAAACCACTTTCCAAATAAAATGAAATGTGAATCGTTGAGATCGCCGCCGTTGCTTTGCTCCAGTAGTCTGTACATGAACCACATCACAAGATTGGTACTGATTCCGGCAATGATAATGGATATCCATGCGTCATAGCCGGCTGTTCTAGCGAGTATTCGCTGAAACCCCATTACCCCAACAGCAACTTGGTTACCCATTAAAAAGAAGAGAAGAAAAGGTGAAATCTTTCGGTTTTCGGGTACGGGCTGCATACTGAATCCTCCCAAATCAGGCATTTATTTTAACGTAGTATGTCCCAAAGAAACGATAACTATGAAAAAGAAGGGAAAACATCTGTTTTGAGATAGAAGACAGAGCCATGCAAGCCTTTTCTATGCTTTTTTTGTGCATAAACATTCCTTCTTAAAAGATACTAACAAGTGTAAACCGAGTTTTAACTCGCAACCTGAAGGAGGAAATAACCATATGCAAGTTAGAAATGTTATGAGTTCGGAAGTTGAATGCTGCAACACGCAGGACACATTATCAGCCGTTGCTTCTAAGATGCAATCCTTGAATGTAGGGGCACTTCCGGTAGTAGAAAATGAAAACATTATTGGCATGGTGACAGACCGTGATATGGTCGTCCGCGGTTTAACTAATGGAAATTCTGGGGATTCTGTTCACACGGTTATGTCTTCAAATGTAGTAACAGTATCTGCGGATGCTTCTTTAGAAGAAGCTGCTCAGTTAATGTCCCAGCATCAGGTAAGACGCCTTCCTGTGGTAGATAATGGCCATTTGGTTGGGATCGTATCTCTAGGAGATCTTGCTGTACGAAATCAGGCAGACCACAGTGCGGGGCAAGCCCTTTCTCAAATCTCACAACAAGATTTATCTTAATTTAAAAAATAAAAGTGTTTTTTGGGGAAGGCTTCTCAATAAAGAAAACATCGAAAAATGACGTGTGCTCACGTCATTTTTTTTTCTCCATTTCATTAAAGAATCCCTATTTGTTTATACCATATACAGGAGTACTTTACATATGCTAAATAGTGAACCTCTCCAGCTAATTCAATAAACACTACCTCTATTGCGCATCAAACGGTTATTGCACTAAAGATGTATTTTAGTCAAATAAGGATGAGAGCAGTCATATTGTCTATTTCAATAT includes:
- a CDS encoding DUF1232 domain-containing protein, whose amino-acid sequence is MPEVRKKSKVGLLIKERLKERSLSMSKLSELTKIDTATISRIINSKRKASPEHLRKIAECLEIPISELFVATGYLPESEVEKQYTDDLHSSIDTIQTILETSNLLDKKFTIKHVEQKLTTYAKFSKTEEGKEIILTGFEEKLQKVGGIGPIISQLKDMFDRFRLKKGTPSELAIMGGALIYFILPVDLIPDYIFPIGYLDDAIVVQLALSLLQKKEASKL
- the nrdF gene encoding class 1b ribonucleoside-diphosphate reductase subunit beta, yielding MTTERNLYEAINWNNIEDMLDKITYEKLTEQFWLSTRMPVSKDKSDWTKLPDNEKRLVEKVFGGLTMLDTLQSENGIEALRKDAKTQHELAVLNNIQFMESEHARSYSSIFSTLNTKREIEDIFRWARENDLLQKKAQIIDEIYKNGNPLEKKVASVFLESFLFYSGFYTPLYYLGRAKLINVAEVIKLIIRDESAHGAYIGYKFKVGFEQLSDSEKEALKSWTYSLLYKLYENEVKYTESLYDEVGWTEDVKVFLRYNANKALMNLGLSPLFPDTADDVNPIVINGLSTGTTNHDFFSTVGNGYLLSVVEDMRESDYNY
- a CDS encoding glutaredoxin domain-containing protein, encoding MSKVAVYTKNGCPQCDMTKMVLNGEGIEFQVFNVEEDEQAFDYVVNTLNLRQMPVVVVEGREPFSGFQPDKLKALVMKC
- the nrdE gene encoding class 1b ribonucleoside-diphosphate reductase subunit alpha, whose product is MQSPELSKKVKEDTYFTLNNLLNLPKEGKIQLDKDKAAVKAYFLEHVNPNTVFFHSLDEKLDYLIENDYIKESFLNKYDRKFVKKVFKTIYNKKFRFRSFMGAYKFYSQYAMKTDDGKRYLERYEDRLAFNALALADGNQQLALDLADELIHQRYQPATPTFLNVGKKRAGEMVSCFLLTVSDDMNSIGRSINSALQLSKIGGGVGISLSNLRANNDPIRGVDGLADGVVPVMKMFEDAFSYANQGGARDGAGVVYLNIFHPDIVDFLSVRKENADEKLRIKTLSLGLIVPDKFYELIKKNDYMYLFSPHDVERVYGKAFSYVDITKEYDNMVENPSIRKSKIKARDLETEISNLQNESGYPYIINIDTVNRANPIEGTVIMSNLCTEIFQVQKNSAINNDQTYEVLGNDVSCNLGSTNVTNLMSSPDFGKSVRTMLRALTFVTDHSDIDVVPSVKNGNDMYHSVGLGAMNLHGFLAKNKIHYGSPEALEFTDIYFMLLNYWTLVESNQISIETGKTFYNFEHSKYATGEYFNMYLNEADFEFKHEIVKELFKDIFIPRHKDWKQLKESVMKYGIYNAYRLATAPTGSISYVNEATASIHPITQRIEERTEGKRGKVYYPAPYLSSETIPYYESAYDLDQRKIIDTYATAQKHVDQGLSMTLFMRSELPYGMYEWKLDSDHPVKKTTRDLNILRNYAWKQGIKSVYYIRTYTDDENEVGANFCESCSI
- a CDS encoding dUTP diphosphatase, coding for MKIKIKYFDENLVRINKIVQGDWLDLRAAETISMKKDEFKLIPLGIAMELPEGYEAHVVPRSSTFKNFGIIQTNSMGVIDESYKGDQDQWFFPAYALRDTVIDRNDRICQFRVVKKMPEVELVEVDRLGDQNRGGHGSTGTK
- the nrdI gene encoding class Ib ribonucleoside-diphosphate reductase assembly flavoprotein NrdI, with product MLIVFLSLTGNVRSFVKRTEMESLEINYTNPLLEVNESFIVMVPSYDDDISETICSFINYKNNVTYLKGFVGSGNLNFDDKYCFNAKELSKIYNKPLLFTFEFSGTNEDVINFKKEVEQFAIT
- a CDS encoding LCP family protein gives rise to the protein MTQINTEKDSLRSMRKTKKRRKFLRYSLVIFVLFILGAAGVVASEFHRLNPLNHFNHLKVIGTTSTAISGYKEKSGVFNVLLIGSDARKTDPAGHTDSILLVHADLNNHRYDVMSLPRDSRVYMPGIGYTKLTSVQYISQIQHGSKQGVVDAINSISNLTGVPINYYAETNYWGFQDMVNAIGGIEMDVPFNVTLTHPWYKKNKNKVITAGTQSLDGEMVTEIVHERDSVPGTDFGRQELQERALIGIAKKIMQPANITKLPALSRSASSFLVATNMTTDDFVSIGLGVKSDFHPQQQIKYHQLKGKSMVMYDDVLKRDNDEVVLDPVKLKEVVQKYFTN
- a CDS encoding DinB family protein, with product MGHEAHHKGQLVLYARMLGVIPPFYIDLRHAALVL
- a CDS encoding GerAB/ArcD/ProY family transporter — translated: MQPVPENRKISPFLLFFLMGNQVAVGVMGFQRILARTAGYDAWISIIIAGISTNLVMWFMYRLLEQSNGGDLNDSHFILFGKWFGGVLNLIWFVYFLAMTIGVLRSYIEVVQVWMFPDFKIFWFSLAFLSLCIYIIFGGFRTVTGIAFFAYILPFYIVIVLGLSLQFGDFHHLLPIGDHSMKDLFLASQNMAFTNLGFETLLFYYPFIKNPQKSKKWTHLGLITIMLIYVYIAVLSFAFFTPEQLVREIWATLDIFKIIHLPVVERFEYIAIANWCLIIMPIVCNYIWCATRILKRTFHCKQRLGVFLHCGVCLICIPLFTTRLQINSYLTFLGQVGFMLLYIYIPLLCLAIIIKNKFKKGKQSLS
- a CDS encoding S66 family peptidase, with translation MLIKPKTLQPGDLVATVSPSWGGAGEPELRWRYEQGVKRLGEVFGLNVTPMPNSLKGGDYLYKNPQARAEDLMMAFKDESIKGIIANIGGEDSIRLLPYIEFDVIRDNPKIFMGYSDVTVSHLFCHKAGISSFYGPAILTDFAENVEMDPYTIEMVNRTLFSNEVIGKIQPAKKWTSERLDWIESNKNQRRSMQQNTGYELIQGSGIVQGRLIGGCIEVLEFVKGTKLWPDKKYWENSILFFETSEEKPEPNLIKYWLRNYAVQGILQKANGIIFGKPLDEKFYDEYKEEIRKVMKEFDLEDLPILYNLNFGHTEPKFILPYGAKAEINCDKKTFTILESGVE